A stretch of Anaerolineales bacterium DNA encodes these proteins:
- a CDS encoding prolipoprotein diacylglyceryl transferase, producing the protein APVYLEDPQGILSLNLSAFSALEGAAAGVLAAVIYGQRKGLPLWPTLDALTAGAALFSVFFALSHLASGDAFGSPADIPWGIELWGARRHPSQLYELLTSLAILLVVIRLQDRRAFAGELALGWLSLASASRLVLEAFRGDSLYLVGLRQAQLLALLVLMLSLAGLHLLARRRADAEPMRATGFPLESPSAS; encoded by the coding sequence ATGCACCGGTCTATCTGGAGGACCCGCAGGGGATCCTGTCGCTGAATCTCTCCGCCTTCTCGGCTTTGGAGGGCGCCGCCGCCGGCGTGCTGGCGGCGGTCATCTACGGCCAGCGCAAAGGACTGCCGCTGTGGCCGACGCTGGACGCGCTGACAGCCGGCGCGGCGCTGTTCTCCGTCTTCTTCGCCCTGTCGCATCTGGCCTCCGGAGATGCCTTCGGCTCGCCGGCCGACATCCCCTGGGGAATCGAGCTGTGGGGCGCCCGGCGGCACCCATCCCAGCTGTATGAGCTGCTGACTTCGCTGGCGATTCTGCTGGTCGTCATCCGCTTGCAGGACCGGCGGGCGTTCGCCGGCGAGCTGGCGCTGGGCTGGCTCAGCCTGGCCAGCGCCAGCAGGCTGGTGCTTGAGGCGTTTCGGGGCGACAGCCTGTATCTGGTGGGGCTGCGTCAGGCGCAGCTTCTGGCGCTGCTGGTGCTGATGCTGTCGCTCGCCGGCCTGCATCTGCTGGCCCGGCGCCGTGCCGACGCCGAACCGATGAGAGCAACCGGATTCCCGTTGGAATCTCCTTCGGCGTCATGA